From Erigeron canadensis isolate Cc75 chromosome 5, C_canadensis_v1, whole genome shotgun sequence:
AGGATCTTGAAGGTATTCTAGTCCTTTAGCCACTTCAAGGCATATTTTGAGACGTTGAATCCACTTGAGATCAACAGAACCTAAGTGAAGATCAAGGCTTCCACCAGATGCATGCTCGTATAATAGGATCTTTTCACCACCCTCGTTACAAAACCCAAGGAGAGAGATGAGATTTTCATGATTGTAACGAGAAAGCATCATGATCTCCTTCCAAAACTCAGGGTTTCCTTGACCATATCTAGGATCTAGACGCTTGAAAGCAACCATGCTTCGCCCCTTAAAATGAGAGATTTCTCCTTTATAAACCTTGCCAAATCCACCAGTTCCGATAATCTTGTTGTCACTAAAGTTAGCAGTAGCAAACAGAATATCTTCCAGTGAGACTTTAAGATGTTGAAATTCCTCCAAGAACGCGGTCATAATGTATTGATGATGTATATATGCCAGAAAAATATGACCCCCCTAAGCATATCAAGTAGGTCTAGAGAAATGATATGtattattaaattagaaaaacaGAAAGTCAAATTAGAGTCTAGTATATAGTTAATTAGTATGGTTCAGTGAAAAGACATAAGGTGATAATAATATGGACAACAAAGGCAAAAGGAACCACCACCTTGATTAGAAGCCTAAGATTCGTTCTTCGGAATATATGGATAGGTCGTCGATTATAGTAGCACACACGATGATGTTCTTTGGTGGTCGTCTGAGGAATAGCGACAAGAATGACAACGTTAGTGTAAATGAGGCCTATAGAATACAGTCTGCAGTTAGATTAGGAAACATCGATGTTTTTTCTGTTATATGCTTCAGTTGGTCCCACAGCAAGACAGGTAATGAGGTAAATTTTATGGAAAAATAGTCTCtacattaaattatttaaaaaaaaagataaaataaaagttttatctACTTCAAAACATCGAAACAGTTGCAAGAATTTTATCATTGTTCTGTGAATCAATAGCTCCTTGAGATAGAGGGAACCCTGGCACACTGGGTCAAGTATTTCCCCGCGGATTTAAAACTATGAAATTCATTCACGTTAAGCGTGTACAGATAGACGTCTTACCATCCATGACACCAGTTCAGGATTGTAACTTCATTTACATATTTCTCATAAATGTCGATCAGACATGTCATCATTTCGATTTTAAAACAGTAAAAATTTCAGAAAATATTGTTGAGAAAAAATCTAACATCACTTTTATGCTAGTATAAACAGCTGCATGAAGTTTGATTTGCAACAAATGCCACCCAGGGAAAAATGACATTATTCAatcacaagaacaaaaaaaggGGGGGCCAAGATCATTGAGTCTGCTTAACCAAGCCACTCAAGGCATCAAAAGCTATATCAGTTACAGACTGCAACTTAAATTATCTCAATTGACTAACACTAATACGATCCAAGTACACCAAGACTCCTTGGTTTTATATATGCTTTAGAACACCTTAGCGTAATGAAAATTGTGCATAAACTTGACCATTTACATCCAAAATAGTGCTGTTATTTTTGTGCATAATGATGAATCCTCTTCCTTGAATTAGTTGTTACTAAGCCTTGCTATTATCTCCATCCAATAGTTGAACCGGCGGTTCTTCTTGTTTCTGAGCTTCAATCAAGTCTTTTGGTCCCAAGAAACTAGGTTGATTGGTGGATGACAGAAGCCTTGCCCACATCCTATCAGTTATCACAACATTATTCTGCTTCTCGGTAATACGCTGCATGACAACAAAAGAGATCATAAATGAGACTTTAGGGGGTATAATGATTCATCTTTCTTAAGTAACTACATGATATTGACAATTCGGAATCAGATAATCAGTTGTAATAATATGGGAGAGAGTTTTGGTTGAATCATTGTTGTTTAAAGGCTATGATACCTGGGTGATAATTTGTTTAATGTGtttgaacatttttaaataCTCAACGAATTAATACATAGATAACCGGAAAAAAATAGAACTTGTAGGGAAAAAAAGAGATGACTTTTAAAGACACGAGTATAACATAGAATGACTTTTGGTGTCAAGATCTTACATTGAATGGAATATAAGTCTGTCTACCATTGACAAGCCCACTGGTAAAGCCGGTATAACCCGCCATTACTCCATGAACGCAACTCTGAGCAAGGAGAGTGCAATACACATTGTCAGATGCATTACTTGGAACCGCACGGATCATGTAAGTGGGATCTGCAATACAAAACATGATCATAAACAGTTATTGTAACCACTAGTGTTGGATTTGTGTGTGTGCATGTGGATATATCATAACCAGTCAGTCAGTCACTGCgatagatatcttgaaagagTGTCCACTTCACCATTTTCCAATTCCATAAGAAATGTTATAGCTTAAACAGTTAAACTTGAATTACTAGCAATTTGATGTTCCTAAGATACCTACATGGCAAAGAGATTTGATAAGATCACTTTATCAATGTATCCAAATTAGGACGTTTGTCCAAAATATAGCTTTGCATGCCTTCTAAATCATAAGTTTCAAAAGAACAAAAGCTTTTTCTTAGGTTTTCGGGTCCCTGTTCGGCTGTTCCCAATCATATATAGTGGACTAATACTATGAGATGGAGGGAGTAAAAGAATTGCAGAGGAAACCATGAAACATAGATAAGATGGTTAGAATTACCTATGTACTTTAGGGTAATGGGCATAGACGTCTGTCGAGCAAAGTAAGCCTACAAAAAGAGGAAAACTTGAGATATCATATTTGTGGCAAAATCAGAATCTTAGAAGCCCACACCAGTGGCACAGATGTCGATACAATAGTAAACAAACTTAATTGTTGACAgggcttcaaaagagtctaagcAACATAATATACGTTCATCACTTCATCCTGCTGttcaaaaatgaatttaaaaaaatatatatacacattcatCTCAAGAATGCCAATGATTGGAAAAAAGATGTCCTTTTGTCCCATGATAACTGTAGCACTTCCTTTTGGGGATGcccaattaaaaatttatgtatTCAACATTAAAACTGAAATGATGACACTCCAATGGATTTGAAAAAAACAGCAAACACAGAAACATTAAGCTCGATTACTTTTGATTAACATGTATCCACATACTGTCATGATATACAGTTGATATCCTTTTATTCAACGCGTAGAACTATATACTCTTTACATTGCAATTTTCATGAGAGAGAGTAATTAATAGCAAAACAATAGACATAATTTAGAAACCAAAACTATAAGTAAAAGTAATCGTGGTTAATGGAAATACCTTGATTTTATCAGAAATCCACAAACCAACATCTTGAAGTAGTTTATTTCCCGAAGCATCTTGTGCAGTTGAAGAACTCGAGCTTTCTGCTGCAAGAAGTTCCTGACCTGCACCTTCTGCTACAACAATAACCATATGTCCATTTTCCTTTAAACGTTTCTCTACATATTCTAAAAGTCCCCCTTCTCCCTCAAGATAGAAAGGTGATTCAGGAATCAAACACAAATCAACATCTCGACTCGCCAAAGTTGCATACATTGCAATGAACCCTGAAACAACGAGTACGCTGTCACTAAAAAATAACTGGAAATAACTCACTCTGGAACTAATTGTTGTATGACTAATTTCACTATTTGATCAATACCAACCAAGATCAGATGATCAGTGGCTTCAAAAGCTAAAGATAGTTTGGTAATTTACATTTACAGTTACATCTATCTCAATTAGGAATGAGAATATGAGATTGGCACTGGCACCATACCGGACCGAAGTCGAGCAAACACCAAACCATATAGCATGCCGATCATTACCATTTTTCATGACCGTACAAATTGAGtaccatttttttaaatagtgtCAAAGTCAGTTTTTATTTCTGCTCATGCTGAACAACGGGGTTTGGCAGCTTCTCTCATTAAATCAAAGACGATTTCAGTGGTGCAAAGTTTGGTTGAATATGTATCTAAGCATCAACTTATTCGAACTCatgtgttttaaaaaataacctCAAGAGTGCAATATTTGTTTATTGTGTGGTTGCTTAATTTGCTCAGTTATATGGTGCAAATTGCACCATGCAATACATATGTCTCAGACACACCCTGTTCACACTCATGGAGTCATGGATTATAGAATCAGTTCTAGTGTGTAATCCCAATTTTAAAAAAGCCCCTACATCTTCCTACAAACTCAGTACTATACCATCTTTTTTTTGATAGTATAGCAGTCCCAGTACTGAAAATACCAACAGTGATACCAAAAAGAGCCAACACCAATGACTGAATCCCTTAATATATACCTTCAGTCGTCTATAGGACCACTATATTACCGAGATTGGTACGGTATTCGGGGGCCACAATCTCATACCTAATCTCAATAATCAGTTACTTATACAACTTCCATAGTCAATACGGGGTGAGACATACCACAGTAGCGCCCCATGAGTTTGACCACCCCTATGCCATTTTCAGCACTTTCTGCCTCcacatgtgcagcattaatcgCACGTTGAGCCTCTTCAACAGCAGTATCAAAACCAAAGGACCTATCAATCACCTGGAATAAACATATATCAGGTAAGAGTAAATATGAAGAAATCCAAACTATCCATAGATGGTACATGAAAACAAGTGGCTTGTGGCCATTGTCTAACTTAATACAACGAAAAGAAATAGTGAATTTTATGAAAATGAACAGGTAATACAAAGTTAAGTTATAGCCCACTTATCTCAAACTCATAAGTATTGTTTTTCTATCATCAATACCATGCCTCTATTGACAACTTCAACCAAATTATGTAAAATTGGACAGCTTGACTAGAACTTACTTTGATTAGTAGAAAAGCCGAATAAGTATGCTCAAGTACTTACAATCTCCTATATtgatttaataacaaaattaagTATATTAATAACAGTTTCcgttatattaaaatttaatattggTTAAAGTGTTGTTATGTCaacccaacccacccatattGCCACCTCTAAGGTCAACTTAGAGATTGAAATAAGTACAATCTGATTTGGTTTATCACATCAACACTTTATGTtgattttctaaattttataaataaatttattgatataattagATATACTATCCACCCTCCTATCACAAAAATAATCTATTATCTTTAATAACACATTTAAGGAGGTTGTAAGCCTTCAAGTGcactaaaatatcttttaacCCATTTGACATGTTACCTAAATTTTTACTTCAACTctttaacccatttgaccccATTCGGGATATAACTTAACCTAAATCAACCAATTATGTAAAGGTCAAAATTTCCACCTACACGCTCAACCTCTAAATGAAGTTAAGAGTACCTCAAATTAAAGTTAAGTACCTCAAAATGAAAGTTATGGTAGTTAGTAGTGATCGATACATAAAATGTGACTAACTTAATGCATGACCTATATACCCATATAATCCATGTAATTAAGATGTTGTAGCCTTAGGTTCACACATGGTTTCTGCATGACACAAATATGTATGCGAACTTCAAGAGAATGTTGCAAGTACCGgaatgtcattgtcaattgtcTTTGGAATGCCAGCCACTACAGCCTTAAGCCCACGCCTTCTTACTTCCTGCGCAAGTAGAATGAGTCTGAAAGAGAGTATCTTATAGGTTGTTCATGAAATATACAATTATCTCTATAAAAGGTTCTAACTGTACATCTCTTATATTCTATAAGTTTCCTTCCAAATACATGCCTAAAAGCACAAAAACCGTCTAACACCAAGTGCATGTTTTATGTGTGCTTGAAAAACTCTGTCGCATAACAATATAAACATTGTTTGTGATAAAAGCCCACAGTTGAAATAAAATTTCATAATGTTGGCATTTAATTACCTGGTAGATAACAGCTGCACCCTTTTGGGTTCCATCACCTCCAATTATATAAACCTGAAACATTGAATGGTACATTACCATAACTGAAGGTGGC
This genomic window contains:
- the LOC122599658 gene encoding ATP-dependent 6-phosphofructokinase 6-like encodes the protein MESSNNINFQMKVETGDAGYVLEDVPHLTDYIPNLPTYPNPLRSNPAYSVVKQYFVDADDTVPQKVVVHKDGPRGTHFRRAGPRQRVYFAPDEVHAAIVTCGGLCPGLNTVIREIVCALYHMYGVTRVLGIDGGYRGFYSKNTIELTPKVVNDIHKRGGTIIGTSRGGHDKPKIVDSIQDRGINQVYIIGGDGTQKGAAVIYQEVRRRGLKAVVAGIPKTIDNDIPVIDRSFGFDTAVEEAQRAINAAHVEAESAENGIGVVKLMGRYCGFIAMYATLASRDVDLCLIPESPFYLEGEGGLLEYVEKRLKENGHMVIVVAEGAGQELLAAESSSSSTAQDASGNKLLQDVGLWISDKIKAYFARQTSMPITLKYIDPTYMIRAVPSNASDNVYCTLLAQSCVHGVMAGYTGFTSGLVNGRQTYIPFNRITEKQNNVVITDRMWARLLSSTNQPSFLGPKDLIEAQKQEEPPVQLLDGDNSKA